A region of the Desulfovibrio litoralis DSM 11393 genome:
AGCTATTAATTATAATGATTGTGAATATAGCGTTAGGTATTAACGTGAAATATACTGTTTATAAATTATGATATTTTTTTAGGTTGGTATGAAATAAGTATGGAAAAAATGTTACTTTTTGCCTCGGGCTTATCAGTTGCGATAAGCTTTTTTGTTTGTGTGGTTTCAATTTATAAAAAAGATACGCAAAAATCCGCTTATTTTAACCTTCTTGCTGTAGCCACTACTTTTTATTTACTGGGTAACTTTTTAGAAATAGCTAGCCACTCAGTAGAAGCCGCAATAGTCGGCGTTAAAGTCGCTTATATTGGGCGTCCCTTTATTCCCGCATTATGGTTTTTGTGTGTTAGAGAATATTGCGGAAAGGCAATTAATGATATATTTTCCATTGCTGTTATTATGTTTGTTCCTATTGTTATTACGATCCTTGCTTATACTTGGGAAAGTAACCAACTTTTATTTGAAAGCTTTCAATATCAATCAGATAAAACAATTAGCCAACTGAGTTATGTTCAGGGGCCTGTATATTTATTAAAACAACTTTATTTGTATACGTTTAATGCCCTTGGGTTTCTTACTATTTTTTTTAGTTATCTAAATGGAACAAAACGCTTTAGGCAACAGGCGATCTTTTTCTTTATTTCTATGTTGATTCCTGTTTTTACGACTGCAAGCTATGTTATAACGATAGGAACTTATTATCTTGATATTACTGCTTATGGTTTATCTTTTACAATGGTTTTATTTTTTTGGGCAATGAGACATTATGGTATAGAAAATTTTTCTTCTATAATTAAAGACAGCGTAATAGACTCTATGCACGAAGGGGTTATTGTTTTTGACAAAGATGGCATCTATATGGAGTCAAACAAAACTATTAAAGAGATTTTTCCTGAAGTTAAAGATGTGCGTATAGGTACAAGTATTTCTGAAATGGAGTATCTCCCTTTTGATGCAACCATTTTAGACTCGAAAGACGGTCATTTAAAAGAGTTTTCCAGAAAATCTAATGATTGCATCAGAACATATAGTCTTTCTGTCGCACACGTTAAACAAGGCTCTTATTTAATTGGACATAGTGTTATTATTTACAATATTACAGCGTTTAAATCAATGCTGACAGAACTTGAAGTAAAAGCTCATACTGATAACTTAACCAATATATATAACAGAGGCTTTTTCTTTGAAAAAAGTCGTTATGAAATACAACAAGCGAAACGTGCGAATAACCCGTTAAGCTTGATTATGTTTGATTTAGACCATTTTAAAAAAATAAACGACAATTACGGACACCCTTATGGGGATTATGTTTTGAGAACCATAGCATTAATTGGTGGTCAAAACTTAAGAAAAACAGATGTTTTCGGACGTTACGGTGGAGAAGAATTTGCGGTTGTCTTGCCTAACACCAACATCGAAGGTGCTGTTTTAAAAGCAGAAACAGTCAGAAAAAAAATAGAAACCTACATTTTTGAGTTTGAAGGTGTTCACACGAAGGTAACAGCCAGCTTTGGAGTTTCCGAACTGAATAAATTTATGGGTGAAGAAGCCTTGGAATTAATGATTAAACAGGCAGACGAAAACTTATATAAAGCAAAAGAACAAGGCAGAAACAGGGTCGTTTCTTAGGTTCTTTTTAAATTATGGCTATACTTTAATCTTATTATTATAAATAAGTTTAAAGTATATGCAATATGTTAACTCGTTTAGCGTTTTTTTGTTGTTGTTTGTAAATCTTTGTGATAAATCGATAAATATATCAAGTAAAATATAATTATCAATTTATCATTTTTTTTATATAGCGAGTCTAAGATAACGAGGCATGTAAGTATAATGTTAAATTTAAAGTACTTAAATAAAATAATTTTATGTTGTTTGGGCGTAGGCTTAATAATTTTTGCTTCTTTGTTAAGCGTTAAGCCTCTAAAAGCTACAACAATAGACTATGATGGTAACAGTGCCTTGTTACAAACAGCTCCAGCGTGGGTAGGATCAGGAAGGACCTTCTCTCTTTTTCCTGGGACAACGGCTAGCCCTCTTGGTGCAAATAATATAATCAACATTAATTTTGCTGCTGGCACAAACCCTAATTATGTGTTTGGTGGACTCAGCCAAGCAGGATCGGCTTATAATAACAGCGTAACTATGACTCTTGGTACTGTTGCTGTGGATATCTACGGTGGCTGGAGTAGTTCCGGTAATGCTTACTCTAATAGCGTAACTATGAGCGGTGGTACTGTTACAGGACACATCTATGGTGGCTATAGCATAACTGGTGCGGCTTATTCTAACAGCGTAACTATGAGTGGCGGTACTGCAAAGCAAAGTATTTTTGGTGGATATGTTAATTCCGGAAGCAAAGATGCTTATAATAATAACGTAACTATGATTGACGGTACTGTTACTTGGGATATTTACGGTGGATATGTTTATACTGGTACTGGCTCGGCTCATGATAACAGCGTAGAAATGCATAAAGGTACTGTTAGAGACCTGTATGGAGGTTATGCTGCTTTTGGCACAGATGGTGATGTTTATAATAACAGCGTAACTATGAGTGGTGATACTTCTACTGCAAGAAACGTTTACGGTGGTAATAGCTATGACGGTAACGCTTATTCTAACCGTGTAAATATAATTGATGGTACTGTTATTTCTGCTATCTACGGTGGTTATGTTGAGGACGGTGGTAGTGCCTATGATAACAGCATAAGCATGAGTGGTGGTGCGGAATATAATCTTTATGGTGGCTATGTTAATGATGGTACTGGCAACGCTTATAATAATAGTGTAACCATGAGTGGTGGTACTGATTGGAATATCTACGGTGGTTATGTTAACGATGGTACAGGAGAAGCTTATTCTAACACTGTATATATGAATAAAGGTATTGTTAATGAAAATATCTACGGTGGCTATATTGATAGAGGCGACGGTTCGGCCAAGGACAACAGCGTATATATGAATGGTGGTACTGTTACTAAAAATATCTATGGCGGTTTTGTTCATGACGGAGACGGAAACGCTAATAACAACAGCGTGATTGTGAATGATGGTATTGTTAATGGGTTGATCTACGGTGGCTATATTGAAAGCGGAACCGGAAACGCTAATAACAACAGCGTAAGTATTAGTGGTGGTACTGTTTTTCAAAACATCTACGGTGGCTATGTTGAATCCGGAAATGGTTCAGCAATAAATAATATTGTTAATATTTCAGGCTCGCCAACTTTCTCGCCAACTTTTGGGACTCTTCCTGCACTGTTTGGTGGTGGTACGAATTCTGGTTTTGGAGATTACAGAACTGGCAATACTTTAAATATTAGTAATAAAGGGCATAGAGTAGATTCAATACAAAACTTTGAAAATTATAACTTCTTATTACCGAGTGATATTCAAAATAATAATGTAATAATGAGGGCGGATGATATTGATCTCGGCATTGATGCTAATATTGGTTTAGGTCTTGGTAAAAATTCCTATGCTTTAAACAATCTAAAGCCGGGTGATAAAATTATTTTATTATCTAGCCAAAATGCACTAGTAGGGAATATTACCAACCAAGGTTCCACTACTTATAACGGAATTCTTACTTCTTATAACTTCAATTTTCCTATAAATCAAAGTGCTCATGAAATTTATATTACCTTAGACTCATTAGAAGTTTCCCCTAACGCTAAAACTTTTTCTGAGGGGAGAGCCGGGGAGTTTGCCTTTATTAACCAAGGCGGAGATTTAGTGAGCAAGCAGGGTTTACAGAGTGCTATTGATGTTACTCAGCGAAGTGGAATTTATCATTTTGGCACTATGTCTGTTGGTTCTTCTCGTTATGAAACCGGTTCGCATGTTGATATAGACGGTTTTTCTCTTGTCTCGGGGCTCAGTGCAGGCAGTCAGCTTTGTTTTGGCAGGCTTGTAGTTGGTGCTTTTCTTGAAGTAGGTCAAGGCAATTATGATTCTTATAATAGTTTTACTGCGACAGCGATTGAAGGTAATGGGAATACTACTTATTATGGTGGCGGTATTTTGGCTCATTATGAGTTGAAAGATGAGGGTCAGCCAAGCTTTGCTTATATTGACTTTTCCGCTCGCTTAGGTAGAGCCGATATAGATTTTAGCACAAATGATCTGGCTGATATAACTGTAAAATATGACAGTGCATCTCGCTATTATGGTTTACACACCGGGCTTGGTTATATTTGGCAAATTAATAAAGAGACTAGCTTAGATGTATCAACAAAATATCTTTGGACTCTTCAAGAGGGTGATAGTGTTGATATTTTAGGCGATGAACTAAAATTTCATGATACTTATTCTCAGCGGTGGCGTAACGGCGTAAGATTAAATTATAAACTAGAGAACAATGCCACTCCTTATATCGGGGCTTCCTATGAATATGAGTTTGACGGAGAAGTAAAAGCCTCAACAAAAATCGGCAATGTAAACACCCCAAGCTTAAAAGGCGGAACAGGGATAGGCGAACTTGGTATAATTATTAAGCCTATGATTAATCATGATTTTAGCGTTGACCTTGGTGTGCAGGGTTATACCGGAGTGCGTGAAGGTGTTAGTGGTAGCTTGCAAATGAAATATGAGTTTTAAATCGTCCCAAATAATATAAATAAATTTCGCTAATACTTTTTGGGTATGCAGTTCTTCCATGATCAAACAGGCAGATGAAAACTGATATAAAGCAAAAGACCAAGACAGAAACAGGGCATAAACAGAGCGGTTTCTTAATATTGTTTTGCTATTGATAAATAAGTTTAATCTTTTTGTTCTGAAAAATTGTAAACAGAAAGGGGCAGAGCGTTTAAAACCATACGTTTTTTCCCGCTTTGTACCAATGCTTCTGCTCCGTTTTGAGTCTGACGCAAGCCGATTATTTTAAGAGGCGTTTCCGAGAGCTTTTTATATTGAATATTTAAACAGCACCAAGTCGGAATCGTATCGCTCTCTTTTTGAATTTTATACCAGATAAGCGGATATTCATCGCCAACCAGAAGAAAGTCTTTTAATATGCACAATTCTCCTTTTTTTAGCTTGCCTGTTTGAGTTGTTCTGTCTCCGGGGGTTGAGTAAAGCGGAATATCTTCCCCGGCAACAAAGAAAAGAGTTTTTTCTCCCCAATAATCTTCAAGGGTATGACAACTTATGTCTGTAATTTTACCCTGTTGGTTAAAATGTACAAAACGGGCAAGTTAAAACATATTATACGCCTCGGCATAATAGGAAATTTTTATTTCTTTACATAAAAAATATTGAGAACCGTTAAAACACCACTGTTCAACATCAAAGAACGGTCCGTTCCATGCAGAAGCGGTTAATATTTTTTTCTCAGCATTAAAACCTGGTTGAAAAGTTATACCATTGTTAAACAAAAGGGAATATTCATATTCTTCGTGAAAAGGTGGAAAGTTTTTTGTATCAAAAGGCATAAATAGAGGTTTTCCGTCTTTATTTTTTCTATCCCAATCTATCAATTTGAATTTTGAGGTGCCTGAACCAATTGCCGCTTGTTCTACAACAAAAAAATCAGGTTTTTGGTCAAAATCAATATCATCTGTCCAAAGAAAAGTTTTAGGCCAATCTTCTGCTTCAATCGGAGTAATTTTTGTCAGATGTTTTTTTTTACCACCTGATAAAACGAATAAATTGTTATCTCGATATTCTATGCTAATGTTTGTCCATTTATACAGGCTATGTTGCTCTCCGTTTTTATCAAAATAAAGATCATCAAGAGAACCGACGAAAAAACCACGAGCAGGTTCGGGAACAGAAAAATATTTTTCTAAAATCATTTTAGCTGCTTGCTTTTCTTTAAGATCTTTTGCATCAATTTTAAGAAAAGGGTTGGTTTTTTCAGAAGATAACGCTTGAGAGCTGGGAACGCTTAAAAGTTGAGTGTTCGTTTTTGTTTCTGCGAGAACTGATAATGTGTTGTTTGAAAAAGAAATAAAGCACATAAAACAGATTGATATAATTATAGTTATTTTCTTTTTAAACATAATTTTAAATTCTACTCTAGCGTGTGTTTTATTGTTTGGGGAATAAATGCTTTGCCTGACAAATAAGAGGTGTTTTTTATCAAATTAAAACAATCAAATCTAAAATAGACTTTTATTTTGTTTAAGATTATAACGAGAACTTCGATAAATAAAAGCAAAATAAATGTGTAATTATATTTTAATAAAAAACAAATTTTGCAATCCCTTGTAACTTTTCAGTTCTTAATAAAAATGGTGTATATTATGAGTAAGTGTTTTATACCTCAAAAAGGATATGTTGAAATATTAACGCCTTATGAAACCCAAGTGGCTATTGGGCGTGTTAAAAGATTATTTGAAGATAGTTTAGCTTCTCGTCTAAACCTAAAAAGAGTTTCAGCACCGCTTTTTTTAAAGGCTAATACCGGTTTAAACGATGACTTAAATGGTGTTGAGCGTCCCGTTTCTTTTGATATTCTTGAAACAAAAAGTTATGCAGAAGTTGTGCATTCTCTTGCAAAATGGAAAAGAATTGCATTGCATCAATATGGTTTTTCTGTTGGCGAAGGGCTTTATACCGATATGAATGCGATTCGCCGAGACGAAGAAATGGACAATATTCACTCTATTTATGTTGATCAATGGGACTGGGAACGTATCATCGACGTGAATAATCGCAATATAGATTTTTTGAAAGGAATAGTTACTCAGATTGTTGATGCTATTTGTGATACCCATGATATAATTCAAAGTTTTTTTCCAAAACTTAAGGGAAGTCTGACGAGAAAAGTTAGCTTTATTACGACGCAAGAGCTTGAAGACCTGTACCCAAATCTTTCCTCTCAAGAGCGTGAACATGCTTATCTTAAAACTCATAAAACCGCTTTTATTATGCAAATCGGCGATGTGTTAAAATCGGGCGTAAAACATGATGGAAGAGCACCTGATTATGATGATTGGGCGTTAAACGGCGACCTTTTGTTTTGGGACGAACTCTTGGAGTGTGCACTTGAAATTTCTTCTATGGGACTTAGAGTTGATGCGAAATCTCTTGATGAACAGTTAAGCAAAGCCGGTTGTGATGATCGTAGAACACTTAATTTTCACAAAGCTTTACTTGAAGGAAGCTTGCCTCTTACAATAGGTGGAGGAATTGGGCAATCAAGGCTTTGTATGTTGTTATTGGAAAAAATTCATATTGGTGAAGTGCAAGTTTCAGTTTGGGATCAAGAAACTGAAGCAAGCTGTAAACAAGCAGGCATCAGGCTTTTATAGTACAAAAACAAAATAATAAATATTTAAAAGGGTTGTGTTTAACGCACAACTCTTTTTTATTGCAGTAGTGGTGAGTGTTAATATTTTTAATCCACAATATACAATTGATATATATTCTTGACAGTCTCACATATGAGCCTTATTTACTCCGAAGTTAATTAAATTTATGGAGACTTTATGTTATTTAAAAATGTTTTTCCTTGTATAGTTATAGGCGTTTTACTGCTTTCTGGTTGTGATAGTTCTAAAGATAACACAACCAGTAACAGTAATAGTGTGCCCCAAGCACCAAAACAACAAAACTCAGACCAAAAATATAGTTTGTTTGTTAAAGCATTTAATTTGTCAAATGGTAATTTTCCTCTGTTTGACAGCTTTAATAAATTTATGGCAAATGATTTTGAGAAGAAAGATCTCTACAATATTGATTATTTAAACAATCAATATATTATTGACGATTCTCTTAAGAAATTAAAAGAGGCAATAGCGATTAAAGACTCTTCGCCTGAATTAACAGAGTTAACAGAGGTGGCACAAAAATATATTGTTGCCTTAGAAGCTTTTAAACCTATTGATAACACAATGAAACAATATGTGGAAACAAAAGCTTATTTAAATGACTCTGTTGCGGATAGAAAAGCAAAAGCTAATCCGTATATTGCTGGATATAAAGAGGTCTTACAAGCGAATCATGATTTTTATAATGCAATTAATAAGGTAGACTTCGAGAAGAGCAAAGTTGCATATGAGTCAGCTCCAGATAAATCTATTGAAAAAGCTATCACTGGTCTGGTTTGGCATGGTAAACAATCGAATATTGCTTTTGAAAAGATTATCTCTTTGCCAAAAGTGGATCAAAATGATTATACAGAATTAACTTCAATTATCACTAATCTTGAGGGTGATATTGCTACCTTGAATGCGATTCCACATACTGGTTGTGAGAGCATACCGAGTGCCGCGAATCACTACATTGGTAATTTGAGAAGCTTTATGAAAAATGCTTCTGATAATCCAAATAAAGCACCAGCTGAATCTGGCTGGGTGAATGCTGTTGGAGATGGATATAATGCGATGATTGATTTTATTAATAACCAGCAATGCCAAGCTAAATAATGTTATTTAGGAGAGTTGTATGGTTTAGACTCTTAATTGAATTTAATAAGGGTTGTGTTTAACGCACAACTCTTTTTTTGTAATGAATTTTTAAGCGAATATTCGCAAGATATTTTTAAGGTAAAATTTCTATGGGAATACCAATTGGCGTGCGTGCATAAAGTTCATCAATCTCATCGTTGGTAACGGCAATACAACCGTAAGTCCAATCATATTCCCGATGGAGAGAACCAAGATAAGCAAATTCCGGAGCTAAACCGTGTATTTTAATATCACCACCGGGGCTTTTCCCTTTGTTTCGGGCAAATTTACGATCTTTGTCGTTGGGATAAGAAACTCCGAGGTTTTTATAAAAAGCACTGTTTGGGTTTTTCCCGTCAATAGTGTAAATTCCTTCCGGTGTTTTCATATCTCCTTGAAATTGTTTATGTCCAACAGGATTTGCACCCAAGGCAATAGAGTAAATACGCACGACTTTTCCCTTACTGTAAGCAGTTAAAAGGCGTTTTTTCTTTTCAACCACTAAACGGTCAAAGATCGTTTTTGCAGTTAACGCTCCGCTTGGATATTCTTTTTGATTATTATCCATAGAAACGGCAGGCGGAACAAAGGCAATAAGAGTATAAAAATAGTATATACCAAAGATTATACTCGCTAATATACAGAATATAAATAGCGAAGGAAATGAACGTTTCTTTTTGGGATAGTGTTGTAAGCCCATAATAATCTCAAAATACTCTCAATAAATAAAATTAGATAGAATGTATTAGTGATATATCTTTGTTTTAATACAGTCAGTTGCGATGAATCTATTTTTTTATAATTTTATATTTTTTTATACAGCGATAAAAAGTTTGGAGGCCCGGCACCAATTCCCGGCGTAAAAGAAGTTTTAAGACTCTGATATAAATATGCTTGTGCCTCTTGGACGGCTTCAATAAGCTCAAAGCCAAACGCGAGTTTTGTGGCGATTGCTGCTGATAAAGTACAGCCAGTACCATGATTATTTTTTGTTTCTACTTTGGGCATTGGCAAGGGAATTAATTCTTTTGTTTCGCCAAGATAAAGCCAATCAATATAATAATCATTCGTTGTGGTTAAAGCATTCTGTAAAAATTCAGGCATGGTTTTTAGCTGGTTGGCAACAGGCTTTGAGCTTGTTTCCATGTGTCCGCCTTTAATCAGAACATTTTTTGCCCCAAGCTTGTTTAATCTTTGTGCGGCTTTTAAAATATCTTCTTGAGTGTTAATTTTTATACCGGTCAAACATTCGGCTTCAGGACAATTGGGCGTTAAAAGGTCTGATAGTGGCAATAAATATTCTTTCAAA
Encoded here:
- a CDS encoding histidine kinase N-terminal 7TM domain-containing diguanylate cyclase, yielding MEKMLLFASGLSVAISFFVCVVSIYKKDTQKSAYFNLLAVATTFYLLGNFLEIASHSVEAAIVGVKVAYIGRPFIPALWFLCVREYCGKAINDIFSIAVIMFVPIVITILAYTWESNQLLFESFQYQSDKTISQLSYVQGPVYLLKQLYLYTFNALGFLTIFFSYLNGTKRFRQQAIFFFISMLIPVFTTASYVITIGTYYLDITAYGLSFTMVLFFWAMRHYGIENFSSIIKDSVIDSMHEGVIVFDKDGIYMESNKTIKEIFPEVKDVRIGTSISEMEYLPFDATILDSKDGHLKEFSRKSNDCIRTYSLSVAHVKQGSYLIGHSVIIYNITAFKSMLTELEVKAHTDNLTNIYNRGFFFEKSRYEIQQAKRANNPLSLIMFDLDHFKKINDNYGHPYGDYVLRTIALIGGQNLRKTDVFGRYGGEEFAVVLPNTNIEGAVLKAETVRKKIETYIFEFEGVHTKVTASFGVSELNKFMGEEALELMIKQADENLYKAKEQGRNRVVS
- the asnA gene encoding aspartate--ammonia ligase, with amino-acid sequence MSKCFIPQKGYVEILTPYETQVAIGRVKRLFEDSLASRLNLKRVSAPLFLKANTGLNDDLNGVERPVSFDILETKSYAEVVHSLAKWKRIALHQYGFSVGEGLYTDMNAIRRDEEMDNIHSIYVDQWDWERIIDVNNRNIDFLKGIVTQIVDAICDTHDIIQSFFPKLKGSLTRKVSFITTQELEDLYPNLSSQEREHAYLKTHKTAFIMQIGDVLKSGVKHDGRAPDYDDWALNGDLLFWDELLECALEISSMGLRVDAKSLDEQLSKAGCDDRRTLNFHKALLEGSLPLTIGGGIGQSRLCMLLLEKIHIGEVQVSVWDQETEASCKQAGIRLL
- a CDS encoding DUF3829 domain-containing protein, with translation MLFKNVFPCIVIGVLLLSGCDSSKDNTTSNSNSVPQAPKQQNSDQKYSLFVKAFNLSNGNFPLFDSFNKFMANDFEKKDLYNIDYLNNQYIIDDSLKKLKEAIAIKDSSPELTELTEVAQKYIVALEAFKPIDNTMKQYVETKAYLNDSVADRKAKANPYIAGYKEVLQANHDFYNAINKVDFEKSKVAYESAPDKSIEKAITGLVWHGKQSNIAFEKIISLPKVDQNDYTELTSIITNLEGDIATLNAIPHTGCESIPSAANHYIGNLRSFMKNASDNPNKAPAESGWVNAVGDGYNAMIDFINNQQCQAK
- a CDS encoding L,D-transpeptidase family protein translates to MGLQHYPKKKRSFPSLFIFCILASIIFGIYYFYTLIAFVPPAVSMDNNQKEYPSGALTAKTIFDRLVVEKKKRLLTAYSKGKVVRIYSIALGANPVGHKQFQGDMKTPEGIYTIDGKNPNSAFYKNLGVSYPNDKDRKFARNKGKSPGGDIKIHGLAPEFAYLGSLHREYDWTYGCIAVTNDEIDELYARTPIGIPIEILP
- the thiD gene encoding bifunctional hydroxymethylpyrimidine kinase/phosphomethylpyrimidine kinase, whose product is MNNHPNVLTIAGSDSGGGAGIQADLKTITCLGAFGVSVITALTAQHGAGVNGIFAPPAKFTSLQLSTIREGFNISAAKTGMLFNSEIIKALSSDLKDKTFPLVVDPVCVSQSGYKLLEDEAIATLKEYLLPLSDLLTPNCPEAECLTGIKINTQEDILKAAQRLNKLGAKNVLIKGGHMETSSKPVANQLKTMPEFLQNALTTTNDYYIDWLYLGETKELIPLPMPKVETKNNHGTGCTLSAAIATKLAFGFELIEAVQEAQAYLYQSLKTSFTPGIGAGPPNFLSLYKKI